In Solidesulfovibrio carbinoliphilus subsp. oakridgensis, the sequence GGAGATCCGGGACGAGGACATCGCCCCGCCGCCGGACATGGGGCTGGCCGTGCCGGCCGTCTTCGTCCTGGGGCTGGCCCGCCTGGGCGACGGCTTCGTCATGATCCTCGACGTGGACCGGCTTTTTTCCCTGGAAGAGCTGGCCGCCCGCCGGCCCCGGGCCGACGGGGCCCCCCGCCGCCTGCTCTGACCCCCGCCCTCACCTGCCGTAGAGCCGGCCGTACATCATGGCGTTGGCCGTGATGCGCCGCACGTAGTCGCGCGTCTCGGTGTAGGGAATGAGCTCCGTGAAAAGCTCCTCGCCAAGGGGCGCCAGGTGGCGCACCCAGATGGCGGCCCGGTTCTCGCCGGCGTTGTAGCCGGCCAGGGCGGCCGCCAGGCTCCCGGCCCGACCCAGGCGTTCGCGGAAAAAGGCCACACCCAGCCGGATGTTGACCATCGGATTGAAAAGATCCTGGCGTTCCGCCCGGATGCCGATCTTTTTCCCCACCGTGCGGGCCGTTTCCGGCATGAGCTGCATGAGCCCGACCGCGCCCGCCCCGGACACCACCAGGGGATCGAAAAAACTCTCCTGCCGGATCAGCGAATAGACCGTGTCAGGACGGATGTCCGACCCGGCCAGGGCCGCCTCCACCTGGGGCGCGTAGGCTCGGGGATAAAGGGCCTGGCGCAGCGGGGCCAGGTCCTCGGCCGTGCCGCGCAAGAGGCACCCGCCAAAGGTCCGCCAGGCCGTCTGGCTGACCGCCCCCCGCCGGCCCATGGCGGCCGCGGCCTCGATGTGGGCCATGGCCAGGTCGGCCCGGGCCGGCTCGGCCCGGGCGGCGAATTCCAGCTCCATCTCGGCCAGGGCCGGCAGTCCGGCGCCGGAGAGGGTCCGGGCCTTGTCCAGGGCGGCCTCGGCCGTGGCCGAGGGCTCCTCGATGCGGCCCGGGCAGCGCGGCGCGCTTGTGACCGGCGAGGCGGCCACGGCCTGCTCCGACAGCCCGAGCCCGGCCAGGGCGGCCCGGGCCCGGCCGCCGTAGTAGGTGTTGGGACGCCGGGAAAGGGCTTCGAGCCAGACGGCGGTGGCCTCGCTTGGCCGCCCCAGGACGAGCAGGGCCCGGCCGCGCCAGTAGCGGGCCCCGTCGGCCCAGTCGTCGCCCGGGAACCGGCGGATGAACGCGGCCATGTCCTCGGCCGCGCCCTCCATGTCCCCGACCACGTAGCGCAGGACCGCGGCCAGGGACGCGCCCTGGGCGGCCAGATCGGCCGGCACGGCCAGACCGCGCAACTGCCCGGCGGCGGCCAGGGCGTCGGCGAAACGGCCGCGCTCGGCGAGCAGCAGGGCCAGATGCCGGGCCGCGGCCTCGCGCAGGGGATCGTCTCGGACGGGAGCGGCCAGGACCTGGCGGAGCAGGGCCTCCATGCGGTCGATATCCTCCGGCTCGAAGGACCGCCACAGACAGCGGGCCTCGTGGTAGCGGGCCCAGCCGGAAAGCGACGCAGCCGGATCGGCCGCGGCCACCCGGCCGAAGGCCTCGGCCGCCGCCTTGAACCGCCGCAGCCGGTAAAGCGCCTTGCCCCGGACATATGCCGCCCGTAACGCCTGCCCGGCGTCAAACCCCCGCGTATTGTCCAAAAGCGTGAGCGCGTCCTCGGGCCCGGCCTTCTCGGCCATCTTCTCGGCCCGCATGAGCACATTCCCCGGCGCATCCGGGTCATAGCACATCCCGGCCGTCCCCACCCCGGCCCCTTCCCCCCTTTCGGGGGGTCCGGGGGGGATGATCCCCCCCGGCGGGTCCAGGGCAGCGCCCTGGCCGCCGGAGGCATCCGGGGCCACGCCCTGGCCGCCGGAGGCATTCTTCCAGGCATTGTT encodes:
- a CDS encoding lytic transglycosylase domain-containing protein, yielding MSGLVLLLVLALGGLTLPGSCPAGQAAAWEPPRKPGDIPLPRSARLAASGPETARTPAGPRGPGRPGAAEVALGATEVLAGRHAEGAARLAASAAQAGTLADVAAYYRGLGLYLADDPAGAGAALAALAATPAGSFLGRDALYLALESAARRGDHGAALALAESWLTEADPTLAPEVWLRAAVAADGLGQDRKAADFLRHLSLTWPASRSAVAGNALARTICGNNAWKNASGGQGVAPDASGGQGAALDPPGGIIPPGPPERGEGAGVGTAGMCYDPDAPGNVLMRAEKMAEKAGPEDALTLLDNTRGFDAGQALRAAYVRGKALYRLRRFKAAAEAFGRVAAADPAASLSGWARYHEARCLWRSFEPEDIDRMEALLRQVLAAPVRDDPLREAAARHLALLLAERGRFADALAAAGQLRGLAVPADLAAQGASLAAVLRYVVGDMEGAAEDMAAFIRRFPGDDWADGARYWRGRALLVLGRPSEATAVWLEALSRRPNTYYGGRARAALAGLGLSEQAVAASPVTSAPRCPGRIEEPSATAEAALDKARTLSGAGLPALAEMELEFAARAEPARADLAMAHIEAAAAMGRRGAVSQTAWRTFGGCLLRGTAEDLAPLRQALYPRAYAPQVEAALAGSDIRPDTVYSLIRQESFFDPLVVSGAGAVGLMQLMPETARTVGKKIGIRAERQDLFNPMVNIRLGVAFFRERLGRAGSLAAALAGYNAGENRAAIWVRHLAPLGEELFTELIPYTETRDYVRRITANAMMYGRLYGR